The following are from one region of the Methanospirillum hungatei genome:
- a CDS encoding DUF7123 family protein: protein MSLAGCRTHPSYIRYLMYPHLTNTEAKKMLTKSRFSTKYNENQVTLINYLKTQLHNGRCFLKSKYIAKELGLSSKEVGTNMAILSEICPDFTIERYSYSNSTTWLVSPGSTQGFQRRMEHPVASV, encoded by the coding sequence ATGAGTCTGGCAGGGTGCCGGACTCATCCCTCCTACATTCGTTATCTGATGTATCCTCACCTAACAAACACAGAGGCAAAAAAAATGTTAACAAAAAGCAGATTCAGCACCAAATATAATGAAAACCAGGTAACCCTTATCAATTATCTCAAGACCCAGCTTCACAATGGAAGATGCTTTCTAAAATCCAAATATATAGCAAAAGAGCTTGGATTATCTTCAAAAGAAGTAGGGACTAATATGGCTATCCTTTCAGAGATCTGCCCTGATTTTACCATTGAACGGTACAGTTATTCAAACAGTACAACATGGCTTGTATCTCCAGGAAGCACACAGGGTTTTCAGAGAAGAATGGAACATCCGGTTGCATCTGTATAA
- a CDS encoding AIR synthase-related protein encodes MAYVHRIEVQYKTDPRLKVRTDRIRSLGFPIDELHVIDIYTISTHSRDFTPEELREIGSKLINPVVQTFTVDKATIAHFDTAIEVGFLPGVTDNVGTTARQTIEDFTKRKFEPGEAVYSSQMYFVCGRLSPTNAENLAATLANPLINRVHMKTRTEYGTKGMDIVVPLVNLHELPTAEPVDLGVDDQELIRIGKEGIIDSETGQRRGPLALDLAQMHAIRDYFTSLGRKPTDVEIESLAQTWSEHCKHTIFASPMDDDMPKGLYKTCIQAATNTIRAQKGDKDICLSVFSDNSGGIIFDDHYLVTHKVETHNSPSALDPFGGALTGIVGVNRDTIGFGLGAKPCINIYGFCVGDPESNPALYRGKNNSNPILSPRRILDGVVSGVGVGGNCSGIPTPQGFVWFDDRYVGKPLVFAGTVGIMPRSDGTRNLFEKQAHPGDYIVMIGGRVGKDGIHGATFSSEALDPGSPVTAVQIGDPITQKKVSDVIVKEARDRGLYTSITDNGAGGISCSVAEMAKECNGCHVYLDKVPLKYPGMAPWEIWISESQERMTLAIPPEKLNEFMDLLASREVEATVIGTFTDTGRCVVEFHGTVVMDIELSFLHDGLPIKLLKTEAPVPVQSDPMPSCPEHLDTTLKEMLARKNICSKEFISVQYDHTVQGGHVLGPVQGAGRVQGMATLTKVVPDSKKGVGLSQGIFPSYSEIDSYRMTIACIDTAIRGLIALGIPLDSIAILDNFCWCSSDKPERLAQLKAAARGCYDGATGFETPFISGKDSMFNDFRGYDENNNPVLVSVPPTLLISSIGIHPDVTKAVSLDAKIEGDLVYLIGENREELGGSEYSAYLGISGGIVPALDIPAMKVRYQRLTHAILHDLVVSAFPVTHGGLAVAFAKVAIGGKLGLDVTLTGDLRPDVLLFSETLGRFIVTVDPDKKRSFELAMGSDATLIGRVTGKNLQITGPSLRISVPVSELESAYKKPFGGY; translated from the coding sequence ATGGCATATGTCCACCGGATAGAAGTCCAATATAAAACCGATCCCAGACTAAAGGTTAGAACTGATCGGATCCGTTCACTTGGGTTTCCCATTGATGAACTTCATGTGATTGATATCTATACCATCTCAACCCATTCCCGTGACTTTACTCCGGAAGAACTGCGTGAGATAGGTTCAAAGCTCATAAACCCGGTGGTGCAGACTTTTACCGTTGATAAAGCCACGATTGCACACTTTGATACTGCTATTGAAGTCGGGTTTCTTCCGGGGGTGACTGATAACGTAGGCACTACCGCACGCCAGACCATCGAAGACTTTACCAAAAGAAAATTCGAGCCAGGAGAAGCGGTATACTCATCTCAGATGTACTTTGTCTGTGGAAGGCTCTCCCCGACCAATGCCGAAAATCTAGCTGCAACACTTGCCAATCCGTTGATCAACCGTGTTCATATGAAAACCAGGACTGAGTATGGCACGAAAGGAATGGATATTGTTGTCCCTCTCGTCAACTTGCACGAACTCCCAACTGCTGAACCGGTTGACCTTGGTGTGGATGACCAGGAGCTTATCAGAATCGGAAAAGAAGGCATCATTGATTCAGAGACTGGACAGAGAAGGGGCCCGCTTGCATTAGACCTGGCACAGATGCATGCAATCCGTGACTATTTCACATCATTGGGAAGAAAACCAACTGATGTTGAGATTGAGTCACTTGCCCAGACATGGAGTGAGCATTGTAAGCATACGATCTTTGCCTCACCAATGGACGATGATATGCCAAAGGGGCTTTATAAGACCTGCATCCAGGCGGCTACCAATACTATTCGGGCACAAAAGGGTGACAAGGACATCTGTCTAAGCGTCTTTTCCGACAATTCAGGAGGGATTATCTTTGACGACCATTATCTCGTCACCCACAAGGTTGAGACACATAATTCTCCGTCAGCACTTGATCCCTTTGGGGGAGCTCTTACCGGAATTGTAGGAGTGAACCGGGACACCATAGGATTTGGTCTTGGAGCAAAACCCTGTATCAATATCTATGGATTTTGTGTCGGAGACCCGGAAAGCAATCCAGCCCTTTATCGCGGCAAAAACAATTCAAATCCAATCCTTTCCCCACGACGGATTCTTGACGGTGTCGTATCAGGAGTTGGCGTTGGTGGGAACTGCTCAGGTATCCCGACACCCCAGGGATTTGTCTGGTTTGATGATCGGTATGTAGGAAAACCCCTGGTCTTTGCCGGAACCGTAGGCATAATGCCCCGCAGTGACGGGACTAGAAATCTCTTTGAGAAACAGGCACACCCGGGAGATTACATTGTCATGATAGGAGGGCGGGTCGGGAAAGACGGAATTCATGGGGCAACCTTCTCATCAGAGGCATTGGACCCGGGCAGTCCGGTCACCGCCGTCCAGATTGGAGATCCCATCACCCAGAAGAAGGTATCAGACGTTATCGTCAAGGAAGCACGGGACCGGGGCCTCTATACCAGTATCACTGATAACGGTGCTGGTGGTATCTCCTGTTCGGTAGCAGAGATGGCGAAGGAATGTAACGGATGCCATGTCTATCTTGATAAAGTCCCACTTAAATATCCGGGAATGGCACCCTGGGAGATCTGGATCTCGGAATCACAGGAACGAATGACTCTTGCGATTCCGCCAGAGAAATTGAATGAGTTCATGGATCTTCTTGCCAGCCGGGAGGTGGAAGCTACGGTTATTGGGACTTTCACTGATACCGGCCGGTGTGTAGTGGAGTTTCATGGAACGGTTGTGATGGATATCGAGCTCTCCTTCCTGCATGATGGTCTGCCGATAAAACTCCTGAAGACAGAAGCACCAGTTCCTGTTCAATCAGATCCCATGCCGTCATGCCCGGAGCACCTGGATACGACACTCAAGGAGATGCTTGCCAGGAAGAATATCTGTTCCAAGGAGTTTATTTCTGTTCAATACGACCATACCGTGCAGGGCGGGCATGTACTGGGTCCGGTTCAGGGAGCAGGACGAGTTCAGGGGATGGCAACCCTTACCAAAGTTGTTCCGGATTCAAAGAAAGGAGTCGGTCTTTCACAGGGCATCTTCCCATCATACTCAGAGATTGATTCCTACCGGATGACGATTGCCTGTATTGACACCGCAATTCGTGGTCTTATCGCGCTTGGTATTCCACTTGATTCTATCGCCATCCTGGATAATTTCTGCTGGTGTTCATCAGATAAACCAGAGCGACTGGCCCAGCTCAAAGCTGCAGCCCGTGGATGTTATGACGGAGCCACCGGGTTTGAAACGCCGTTCATATCCGGAAAGGACAGTATGTTCAACGACTTCAGAGGATATGACGAAAATAACAATCCGGTGTTAGTCTCCGTGCCCCCGACGCTCCTTATATCCTCCATCGGTATCCACCCGGATGTGACAAAAGCAGTCTCTCTTGATGCAAAGATCGAAGGGGATCTTGTCTACCTGATTGGGGAGAACCGGGAGGAACTTGGCGGGTCGGAATATTCTGCTTATCTTGGTATCTCCGGTGGCATCGTCCCTGCTCTGGATATTCCAGCCATGAAAGTCCGGTACCAGCGGCTAACTCATGCCATTTTACACGATCTCGTTGTATCGGCATTCCCGGTTACCCATGGAGGACTTGCTGTGGCCTTTGCAAAGGTAGCAATCGGCGGAAAACTGGGATTGGATGTCACCCTCACCGGAGACCTACGACCAGATGTCCTTCTTTTCTCAGAAACCCTTGGACGATTCATCGTCACAGTAGATCCTGATAAGAAACGATCATTTGAACTGGCGATGGGATCTGACGCTACCCTGATTGGCAGAGTAACCGGGAAGAATCTGCAGATAACCGGACCGTCACTTCGGATATCTGTCCCGGTCAGTGAACTTGAATCAGCATATAAGAAACCATTCGGGGGGTATTAA
- a CDS encoding glycerol dehydrogenase: protein MMTKVLASPSHYIQGPGELLRINKHIARIHGPYLFVMGNHAMHFLKGIIEESFLQSDRSLIFEKFNGECTKNEIHRLCEVFDNNHCKCVVGVGGGKTLDTAKGVAYFKGCPVISIPTIASTDAPTSAISVTYTEDHVFDGNLILPRNPEIVLVDSEIIAQAPVRYLVAGMGDALSTYFEARANVNSGHENFVGGLSTNSSYALAKLCYDILIRDGLKAKQSAEMNSCSKELENVIEANIYLSGVGFESNGLACAHSIYNAMTALPQCHNRYHGELVAFGVIVQLVLENRPEYEIAEVIQFCTNVGLPVTFAELSDTPFDYDDLMKVADIACSPINFMNSEPFDVTSTMVYDAMVQTNELGLKFR, encoded by the coding sequence ATGATGACCAAGGTGTTAGCGTCCCCTTCTCACTATATTCAGGGCCCTGGAGAACTTCTCCGCATCAACAAGCATATTGCCCGTATTCATGGACCGTACCTTTTTGTTATGGGAAATCATGCAATGCACTTTTTAAAAGGTATAATTGAGGAGAGTTTCCTTCAATCAGATAGATCATTAATTTTTGAAAAATTCAACGGTGAATGTACAAAAAATGAGATCCATCGGTTATGTGAAGTTTTTGATAACAATCACTGCAAATGTGTAGTGGGCGTTGGGGGAGGAAAAACATTAGATACTGCGAAAGGAGTTGCCTACTTTAAAGGATGCCCTGTAATATCGATACCCACCATTGCCTCAACTGATGCACCAACGAGTGCAATCTCTGTAACGTATACTGAAGATCATGTGTTTGATGGAAATTTGATCTTACCAAGGAATCCGGAGATCGTTTTAGTCGACAGCGAGATTATTGCTCAGGCACCGGTCAGATATCTCGTTGCAGGCATGGGTGATGCACTATCCACGTATTTTGAGGCCCGTGCAAATGTCAATTCTGGGCATGAGAATTTTGTTGGAGGATTGTCTACAAATTCATCTTATGCCCTAGCAAAACTCTGTTATGATATCCTTATTCGTGATGGCCTGAAGGCAAAGCAATCTGCTGAAATGAATAGTTGTTCAAAAGAATTGGAGAATGTTATTGAAGCAAACATTTACTTAAGTGGTGTCGGATTTGAAAGCAACGGGCTTGCCTGTGCACATTCGATATATAATGCAATGACGGCTCTTCCTCAGTGTCATAACCGGTACCATGGAGAACTTGTGGCATTTGGTGTAATTGTTCAGTTGGTATTAGAAAACCGTCCGGAATATGAGATAGCAGAGGTGATTCAATTCTGTACGAATGTCGGATTGCCAGTCACATTTGCAGAATTAAGTGACACACCTTTCGATTATGACGATCTCATGAAGGTTGCAGATATCGCATGTAGTCCGATTAATTTTATGAATAGTGAACCATTTGATGTCACATCAACAATGGTATATGATGCGATGGTTCAGACAAATGAACTGGGTTTAAAATTCCGATGA
- a CDS encoding DUF2180 family protein, whose protein sequence is MKCYICAKAGKETDAVGICIVCGMGLCMDHAIREDMDIWEGGYPFPIKKTKVKMPRILCEECKNAMNG, encoded by the coding sequence ATGAAATGCTACATATGTGCGAAAGCCGGAAAAGAAACTGATGCAGTGGGTATCTGTATCGTCTGTGGTATGGGTCTTTGCATGGACCATGCTATTCGAGAAGATATGGATATCTGGGAAGGAGGGTATCCCTTCCCTATAAAGAAGACAAAGGTGAAAATGCCCCGGATATTGTGTGAAGAATGCAAGAATGCCATGAATGGGTGA
- a CDS encoding ABC transporter substrate-binding protein, translating into MILYIALDDTDMPTSPGTGRLAREIALHINQKYTVLGITRHQLFVHPDIPYTSHNSAAVLHLTGVQDESLDSLFDEIAEIIKTKAAEGSDPGVCMAFHDQVNPAVVIFGKDAKSMILTKDQAITLAMNSGIRLLGLGGTNGGIIGALAAVGLAASGSDGRYIQVGTIRDLHGEADVKEILKAGISSIISADGKRVSEGRIRFRKFPQPMRIQNTPILLVREIDGVWVVDRRD; encoded by the coding sequence ATGATTTTGTACATTGCACTTGATGATACAGATATGCCCACAAGTCCGGGGACCGGGAGACTTGCACGAGAAATTGCTCTTCATATAAACCAAAAATATACTGTTCTTGGGATAACCAGACATCAACTGTTTGTCCATCCTGACATTCCATATACATCGCATAATAGTGCAGCAGTTCTTCATCTCACTGGTGTTCAGGATGAATCTTTGGATTCTCTCTTTGATGAAATCGCAGAAATAATAAAAACCAAAGCAGCAGAAGGAAGTGATCCTGGTGTGTGTATGGCTTTCCATGACCAGGTAAACCCGGCAGTAGTGATATTTGGAAAAGATGCCAAATCGATGATTTTAACCAAGGATCAAGCTATAACGCTGGCAATGAATTCTGGAATCCGGCTATTGGGGCTTGGTGGTACAAATGGGGGGATTATTGGAGCACTTGCCGCAGTAGGTCTGGCAGCATCAGGATCAGATGGACGATATATTCAGGTTGGAACGATACGTGATCTCCATGGAGAAGCTGATGTTAAAGAAATTCTTAAAGCCGGGATCTCATCAATCATATCCGCTGATGGCAAAAGAGTATCTGAAGGCAGAATCCGGTTTAGAAAATTCCCCCAACCCATGAGGATACAAAATACACCCATACTTCTGGTTCGTGAAATCGATGGAGTGTGGGTTGTTGATCGTCGGGATTGA
- a CDS encoding DUF2193 domain-containing protein, giving the protein MKDLYEKMIHEAMAAQKADVETIKKKRGNSFKLTDAKVYLDAVSGMKAIGKQSQAVIDLHKESVKAHYNILSKLTKTVRPEDDPFVEHYQTPVILEILYEKDPEFKKSVKAFIAQIKKSEAIIGLESTRRYGGFYGPTCVVDFALVPGSTSNVVNQILRNTSIPDDHKKTILAAKSWGMNTSYGVGDVFAHAIEGGDTLTNAVKKEIEMLSSIYDHPVRAQAELMESVGQSSFDVKAYMDQYKTAMKPVVEAAIADKVHYANIVTIPAYCVGDVAHHISQSTFNMCKDDMVMGIIEAVTEVIEKTLINSVGKIKTPEQLLSLATGASAAATEYILELDGFNALMIIDLLTKRYHNYVQLYPKRGAAAELHNCDFMDMLFRGWNIMDRSRKLRNGSGKDLKVTVSGLPVDLSPVLSHEIINNPQWYAYPACAITVRMSALMRLADYPCLLTSEPITATLMTNIIALKKDVAAAPARICKGCASASCVDFRHEYCQYREAV; this is encoded by the coding sequence ATGAAAGACCTGTATGAGAAGATGATCCATGAAGCAATGGCTGCCCAGAAAGCAGACGTTGAAACGATAAAAAAGAAACGCGGCAACTCATTTAAATTAACTGACGCAAAGGTATACCTTGATGCAGTTTCTGGAATGAAAGCGATTGGAAAACAGAGCCAGGCGGTCATCGACTTACATAAGGAGTCAGTAAAAGCGCATTATAACATATTATCCAAATTAACAAAAACCGTCCGTCCTGAAGATGATCCTTTTGTAGAACATTATCAGACACCGGTTATCCTGGAAATTTTATACGAAAAAGATCCGGAGTTTAAAAAGAGCGTCAAGGCATTCATTGCCCAGATAAAAAAGAGTGAAGCAATCATCGGTCTTGAATCAACACGTAGGTACGGAGGTTTTTACGGACCTACCTGTGTTGTGGATTTTGCACTTGTTCCAGGAAGCACCAGTAATGTTGTAAATCAGATCTTACGAAACACCTCTATTCCGGATGATCATAAAAAGACGATATTAGCAGCCAAATCGTGGGGAATGAATACCAGTTATGGTGTCGGCGATGTGTTTGCCCATGCTATTGAGGGCGGAGATACACTCACGAATGCAGTTAAGAAAGAGATTGAGATGCTTTCTTCAATCTATGATCATCCGGTACGGGCCCAGGCAGAACTCATGGAGAGTGTGGGTCAATCATCCTTCGATGTCAAGGCATATATGGATCAGTATAAAACTGCCATGAAACCAGTGGTTGAGGCAGCTATTGCTGATAAGGTGCATTATGCCAATATTGTGACGATTCCTGCATATTGTGTCGGTGATGTTGCCCACCATATCTCCCAGTCCACATTTAATATGTGTAAGGATGATATGGTCATGGGAATCATCGAAGCAGTAACCGAGGTCATAGAAAAAACTCTTATTAACTCGGTTGGTAAGATTAAAACTCCTGAACAGCTCCTCTCGCTTGCAACCGGAGCAAGTGCAGCTGCAACAGAATACATTCTGGAACTTGATGGGTTTAATGCCCTGATGATTATTGATCTCCTCACCAAGCGGTACCACAATTATGTTCAGCTCTATCCAAAACGGGGAGCTGCTGCAGAACTGCATAACTGTGACTTTATGGACATGCTCTTTCGTGGATGGAATATTATGGACCGTTCACGAAAACTGAGAAATGGCAGTGGTAAAGATCTCAAGGTTACCGTTTCAGGATTACCTGTGGATCTTTCTCCGGTTTTGAGCCATGAGATAATTAATAATCCACAGTGGTATGCCTATCCGGCCTGTGCAATAACTGTGCGAATGTCTGCTCTTATGCGGCTTGCGGATTATCCCTGTCTTCTGACAAGTGAACCAATCACAGCCACACTGATGACAAATATTATTGCACTCAAAAAAGACGTAGCTGCAGCTCCGGCCCGGATCTGTAAGGGATGCGCATCTGCATCATGTGTTGATTTCAGGCATGAGTATTGTCAGTATCGTGAAGCAGTTTGA
- a CDS encoding MIP/aquaporin family protein, which produces MNLIKRSVAECIGTLFLVYFGAGAAAITLMIASGLQTPNPFNIGIGGLGGLGDWLAVGLAFGFVIAAVIYGLGRISGAHINPAVTIALWATKRFPTKDMVWYVVAQIIGASLGSLLFAASVGMDAVTIGGLGATAPFPGISYGQAILAEFIGTFVLMMAIMGAAVDRNAPSGFAGLVIGFTVAGVIITTGNIAGSSLNPARTFGPYLGDLLLGGSNLWGFFPIYIIGPILGAICAAFFYDWVSTED; this is translated from the coding sequence ATGAATCTTATAAAACGGTCAGTAGCTGAATGTATCGGAACCCTTTTCCTTGTTTATTTTGGAGCTGGTGCTGCGGCAATCACCCTCATGATCGCTTCCGGATTACAGACTCCAAATCCATTTAATATTGGTATTGGGGGGCTCGGAGGACTTGGTGACTGGCTTGCAGTGGGGCTTGCATTCGGGTTTGTCATCGCAGCGGTTATCTATGGACTTGGCAGAATATCCGGGGCACATATCAATCCGGCGGTTACCATTGCTCTTTGGGCAACAAAGCGGTTCCCAACCAAAGACATGGTGTGGTACGTTGTTGCTCAGATTATCGGCGCATCGCTCGGAAGTCTTCTTTTTGCAGCTTCAGTCGGGATGGATGCTGTCACTATTGGTGGCCTGGGAGCAACTGCTCCATTTCCAGGGATATCATATGGACAAGCGATACTAGCAGAATTTATCGGTACATTTGTTCTGATGATGGCGATTATGGGCGCTGCTGTTGATCGGAATGCACCGTCAGGATTTGCTGGATTGGTGATAGGATTTACTGTAGCAGGCGTAATTATCACAACCGGTAACATAGCAGGTTCATCACTGAATCCTGCCAGAACATTCGGACCATATCTGGGAGATCTGCTTCTTGGTGGTTCAAATCTTTGGGGTTTTTTCCCGATTTACATTATTGGGCCGATTCTTGGTGCTATATGTGCCGCTTTTTTTTATGATTGGGTATCAACAGAAGACTAG
- a CDS encoding SemiSWEET family sugar transporter: MEQISGMDMLLYTGYIGGICTTIAFLPQVVKTWNSRSAHDLSWGLLFLLLIGVFLWMIYGIVSADIPVMLANGVTSIFIVSIVGMKWWFDHRNAP, encoded by the coding sequence ATGGAACAAATATCAGGTATGGATATGTTGCTCTATACCGGGTATATCGGAGGGATATGCACTACGATTGCATTTCTTCCCCAGGTAGTCAAGACGTGGAACAGCAGGTCGGCACATGATCTCTCCTGGGGACTTTTGTTTTTACTTCTTATCGGAGTTTTTCTCTGGATGATTTATGGGATTGTAAGTGCAGATATTCCAGTTATGCTAGCAAATGGTGTAACAAGTATATTTATTGTCTCAATTGTTGGGATGAAGTGGTGGTTTGATCACCGCAACGCCCCATGA
- a CDS encoding VOC family protein, protein MDPVVHFEMPYEDNERVKKFYSTVFGWEMRSYGQEMGNYVTAATTEMDNDNMPLKAGAIGGGFYPMGQDMPKCPSVVIAVENLEKSIEQITSAGGTILGNPMEIPGIGMYVAMKDTEGNRVGVLQPFNMV, encoded by the coding sequence ATGGATCCGGTAGTACACTTTGAAATGCCATATGAGGATAATGAGCGGGTAAAAAAGTTCTACTCCACTGTTTTCGGTTGGGAGATGAGATCATATGGCCAGGAAATGGGAAATTACGTAACCGCTGCAACAACGGAAATGGATAATGATAATATGCCATTAAAAGCAGGAGCCATTGGCGGAGGATTTTACCCAATGGGCCAGGACATGCCAAAATGCCCTTCTGTTGTGATTGCAGTTGAAAACCTGGAAAAATCGATTGAACAGATCACCAGTGCCGGAGGAACGATACTTGGAAACCCTATGGAAATCCCAGGCATTGGAATGTATGTTGCAATGAAGGATACCGAAGGAAACCGGGTAGGTGTGCTTCAGCCATTCAATATGGTATAA
- a CDS encoding uridylate kinase — MHERHEIFNKLQGETLVRKGLFDRYNERPLMRILPELNVIKIGGHGIIDYGRDVVLPLVDEIGALSKDHQLMIITGGGVRVRHIMDIGLDLGMPTGVLAELTSKISEQNAMMLATLLAPYKAKRIHTSDLLELPTLLGMGALPVTHGTPPYGLYEHPSERTNGGIPPHRTDTGAFLAAEVLGARSCILAKNVDGLYDKHPLKYPDAKLIPEISASELIAMDMEDLVLERKLVELMLECRNVKEVQIVNGHKPGMITRAIKGEKVGTIIRAE; from the coding sequence ATGCACGAACGACATGAAATTTTTAACAAACTTCAGGGAGAAACCCTGGTTAGAAAAGGACTATTTGACAGGTATAATGAACGGCCGCTCATGCGAATACTTCCTGAATTAAATGTAATCAAAATTGGTGGCCATGGAATCATTGATTATGGTCGGGATGTGGTTCTTCCTCTTGTCGACGAAATTGGTGCCTTATCCAAAGATCATCAACTCATGATCATAACCGGAGGAGGTGTCAGAGTCAGACATATTATGGATATCGGGCTTGATCTCGGGATGCCAACCGGAGTGTTAGCAGAACTTACCAGTAAAATTTCTGAACAAAATGCGATGATGCTTGCCACTCTCTTAGCCCCATACAAGGCAAAGAGAATTCATACAAGTGATCTTCTGGAACTTCCAACACTCCTTGGAATGGGCGCATTGCCGGTAACTCATGGAACACCCCCATATGGACTTTATGAACACCCATCTGAACGAACGAACGGTGGAATACCACCTCATAGAACAGATACCGGTGCATTTCTCGCCGCTGAGGTTCTTGGAGCCAGAAGTTGTATCCTAGCCAAAAATGTTGACGGATTATATGACAAACATCCACTCAAGTATCCTGATGCAAAGTTAATTCCAGAGATCTCAGCGAGTGAACTTATAGCTATGGATATGGAAGACCTGGTTCTTGAAAGAAAACTTGTTGAACTCATGCTAGAATGCAGGAATGTGAAAGAGGTTCAGATTGTAAATGGTCACAAACCAGGAATGATTACCAGAGCGATTAAAGGGGAAAAAGTAGGAACAATCATCCGAGCTGAGTAA
- a CDS encoding putative sulfate/molybdate transporter: MDVFDLSIPRHSYIISELAGSAGNFGTVLPLLFAVSVACDMNITLILSWAGVWYILTGLYYRIPIPVEPLKAVGALAIADHLSPHLIAASGILMGIICIGIGFLGWMDRVRRIIPESVIRGVQLGLALIFIRSAVMGFVLPDILFAGVSAFIVLAFLIGKKYAHIPDLSAFCIIIFGFLVAFYLVGFPSFSFIPIPGFTIPTADEFIMATILLLPPQLPLTLTNAILATSLLICDLFQKTESPDRLSKTVGVMSLSSSLFGGFPMCHGAGGLAAHYRFGARGGLSLVFGGVLLFLIAGICTDSDIVKALPVGIFGILLIVVATELIRHGLKTNNYLVTIIIAALSVPFGLAAGFFTGLILAWIIQYRDERKIHLI, from the coding sequence ATGGATGTCTTTGATCTGTCAATTCCCCGGCATTCATATATTATTTCAGAACTAGCTGGTTCAGCGGGGAATTTTGGGACCGTTCTCCCCTTACTTTTTGCTGTCTCTGTTGCCTGTGATATGAACATTACTCTCATACTTTCATGGGCTGGAGTCTGGTATATTCTGACAGGTTTATACTACCGTATTCCAATCCCGGTAGAACCACTCAAGGCAGTTGGTGCCCTTGCAATTGCAGATCATCTCTCTCCACATTTAATTGCTGCATCCGGAATACTGATGGGGATCATATGTATTGGTATCGGTTTTTTGGGATGGATGGATCGGGTCAGACGAATAATTCCTGAATCGGTTATTCGTGGAGTTCAACTGGGCCTTGCTCTAATTTTTATCCGAAGTGCAGTTATGGGATTTGTTCTTCCTGATATCCTTTTTGCAGGAGTATCCGCATTTATCGTTTTAGCATTTTTAATAGGAAAAAAATATGCTCATATTCCTGATCTTTCAGCTTTCTGTATTATTATTTTTGGATTTCTGGTGGCTTTTTATCTTGTGGGATTTCCATCTTTTTCATTCATACCAATCCCTGGATTTACAATCCCAACAGCAGATGAATTCATTATGGCTACAATCTTGCTCCTTCCTCCTCAGTTACCTCTGACTCTGACAAATGCAATACTAGCAACATCACTTTTGATTTGTGATCTCTTTCAAAAAACAGAATCTCCTGACCGACTTTCAAAAACAGTCGGCGTAATGAGTTTGAGCTCATCACTTTTTGGAGGTTTTCCAATGTGTCATGGAGCAGGAGGGCTTGCAGCCCATTACCGGTTTGGTGCCAGAGGGGGTCTGTCTTTAGTATTTGGAGGTGTCCTTCTGTTCCTTATTGCCGGAATCTGTACTGATTCGGATATTGTAAAGGCTCTACCTGTTGGGATTTTTGGAATTCTTCTTATTGTTGTTGCGACAGAACTCATCCGTCATGGATTGAAAACGAATAATTATCTGGTAACTATCATCATTGCGGCATTATCTGTCCCTTTTGGTCTGGCAGCAGGTTTTTTTACCGGTCTTATCCTTGCCTGGATAATTCAATATAGAGATGAAAGAAAAATCCATTTAATTTGA